In Oryza brachyantha chromosome 1, ObraRS2, whole genome shotgun sequence, the following are encoded in one genomic region:
- the LOC102722167 gene encoding aspartyl protease 25-like has translation MSFRALPLLLVFSSTFYTAATAVSSSTLLLARSRSATPNAGAPLSAWAASVAAQSAADTARVASMLTPAPAPAPVGKGKPAKPPKNKGNSPVPIAPGRKILSIPNYVARAGLGTPAQTLLVAIDPSNDAAWVPCSACAGCVSSPSFSPTQSSTYRTVPCGSPQCAQVPSPSCPAGVGSSCGFNLTYASSTFQAVLGQDSLALENNVVVSYTFGCLRVVTGNSVPPQGLIGFGRGPLSFLSQTKGTYGSVFSYCLPNYRSSNFSGTLKLGPVGQPKKIKTTPLLYNPHRPSLYYVNMVGIRVGSKVVPVPQSALAFNPVTGSGTIIDAGTMFTRLAAPVYAAVRDAFRSRVRTPVAAPLGGFDTCYNVSVSVPTVTFMFAGAVTVTLPEENVMIHSSSGGIACLAMAAAPSDGVNAALNVLASMQQQNQRVLFDVANGRVGFSRELCTA, from the coding sequence ATGTCTTTCCGTGCACTACCACTTCTCCTTGTCTTCTCGTCGACGTTCTACACCGCTGCAACGGCAGTGAGCAGCTCAACGCTGCTACTGGCACGTTCTCGCTCGGCGACGCCCAATGCCGGGGCACCGCTCAGCGCATGGGCCGCCTCCGTCGCAGCCCAGTCGGCGGCGGACACGGCGCGCGTCGCCAGCATGctcacgccggcgccggcgccggcgcctgtGGGCAAAGGCAAACCGGCGAAGCCACCCAAGAACAAGGGCAATTCACCCGTGCCGATCGCGCCGGGCCGGAAGATCCTCAGCATCCCCAACTACGTCGCCCGTGCGGGCCTCGGCACGCCGGCGCAGACGCTCCTCGTGGCCATCGACCCCAGCAACGACGCGGCGTGGGTGCCGTGCAGCGCCTGCGCGGGCTGCGTCTCGTCGCCGTCCTTCTCCCCGACGCAGTCGTCCACGTACCGCACCGTGCCCTGCGGCTCGCCGCAGTGCGCGCAGGTGCCCAGCCCTTCCTgccccgccggcgtcggctCGTCGTGCGGGTTCAACCTCACCTACGCGTCGTCCACGTTCCAGGCCGTGCTCGGGCAGGACTCGCTGGCCCTCGAGAACAACGTCGTCGTGTCGTACACCTTCGGGTGCCTCCGTGTCGTCACCGGCAACTCTGTGCCGCCGCAGGGGCTCATCGGCTTCGGCCGCGGGCCGCTCTCCTTCTTGTCGCAGACCAAGGGCACGTACGGTTCGGTGTTCTCCTACTGCCTTCCTAACTACAGGTCGTCCAACTTCTCCGGCACTCTCAAGCTCGGCCCCGTCGGGCAACCGAAGAAGATCAAGACGACGCCATTGCTCTACAACCCTCACCGTCCTTCCCTCTACTACGTCAACATGGTCGGGATCCGCGTCGGCAGCAAGGTCGTGCCGGTCCCGCAATCTGCTCTCGCGTTCAACCCGGTTACGGGCAGCGGCACCATCATCGACGCCGGGACGATGTTCACGCGGCTGGCCGCCCCGGTGTACGCCGCCGTGCGCGACGCGTTCCGGAGCAGGGTGCGcacgccggtggcggcgccgctcGGAGGGTTCGACACCTGCTACAACGTGAGCGTCTCGGTGCCCACCGTCACGTTCATGTTCGCCGGGGCGGTCACCGTGACGCTGCCGGAGGAGAACGTGATGATCCACAGCTCGTCGGGCGGCATCGCGTGCCTGGCAATGGCCGCGGCGCCCTCGGACGGCGTGAACGCGGCGCTCAACGTGCTGGCtagcatgcagcagcagaacCAACGTGTGCTGTTCGACGTCGCCAATGGCCGCGTCGGCTTCTCGCGCGAGCTTTGCACGGCCTGA